The sequence GGATGGTGAGGTTTTTCAAATGATTAATGTTTCATCTCCTCTTTTACTTAGGCTAGAGGAGGAGATTTTTGAGTATTTTGCAGGAGAGAGAAAAGAGTTTACCCTTCCCTTGTCTCCAAGTGGAACAGAGTTTCAAAAGGGAGTATGGAAGACACTTCTGGACATACCTTATGGCGAAACAATCTCATATGCAACAGAAGCAAAAAAATTTGGTAATCCAAAAGCTATAAGAGCAGTTGCAAATGCTAATGGAAAAAATCCCATCTCTATTCTTATACCATGTCACAGAGTTATAGCTTCAGATGGTGGTATGGGTGGTTATAGCGGAGGATTAGATAAAAAAAAATTTTTGCTCTCTCTTGAGAGTGAAACTCTTTAGAAAATAGCCTTGTTTATGCTATTTTTGTAATTCTTTTTGAAAAAAATCTCTAATCGCCTCTTTTTTTATCTTCTTTATCGGTTCTAGATAGTCTATATTATCATCTTCTATATCATCAATATATATTAGTGCTACGGCAAAAAGTTTAAATGTTACTCCCTCAACTATATTTTCGCTTGCTCTGTATATATCTTTGAGTCCCATACATTTTTTAACTAAAAAGTAAATATCATAATAGTCTCTATATTTTGCTCTTAAAAAAAGTACATTAACTTTCATAGCAGCAATCATCTCTATCGTTGCAAGATTAAAATCAACAATTTTTTGTGGCTTTAAAAAATTCCACTTTGCATTAAAAAATGTAACTTTTACACCATTTAAAAGCAAATCCATCTGTGTATCGGTTTGATTGATAATCTCTTTTGATTCAAATCCTTTTATAAAGTCAAAAATTTCTCTTTTATCAAAACTATCATCGTAAGTAAAAAAATCTAAATATTCACTTTTTCTATGATATATATGCAATGTTAAGGCACTGCCACCTACCAATACATACTTGTGTAAATAACTACATTTTTCTATCATATCAAGAAGTAGTTTTTTAGTCTTAGGAAGCAAGCAGTTTAAGTTTTTCAAATCTTGCATTTTTAATCCCTTTAAAGTAGTTGCTCTCCACATCCATACCGAAAAATACTCTTGCTAACATAAGATTTGTTTTGATAAAACTTTTATCAGGTTTTAGTTTTTCTTTCCAAATTTTTTTTATATATCTTTTTTCAAAAAGTTCAAATCCAATTTTTATATCATCAAAATCGCCATACTTTAAAAGATGCTCTATAAAAAGATGTGAGCCAATCTCTTCATAGTTAGCACTTTTGCTGTAGCTCCAAAATATTCCCTTATCTCGTAATTTTTCAAAAAGTTTTATTTTTTTGTTAAGCATTAGAAACTCCTTGTAGTGATTTTATCACACTGTGGTTAAAAGTACAGGTTGGGTTTTAGTTTTATACTGTCGCTACTTTTGAAGTTAGCACATTTTGAATAAAAGCATTTAAAGAGACACCTGCTTTTAAAGCCTCTTTATGAATTTTTTGATGTAGTTTAGGGTCTATTCTGACATTAAACACACCTTTGTATGTCTTTTGTGGTTTTCTTCCTAGCTCTTTACAAGTTTGGAGATACTCATCAACAACTTTAGCAAAGTTAATCTCAAGCTCACTTGCACTGTCTGCTTCAAAAGTTACCAAATCATCAATAAGCTCTATCTTTCCAAAAAATAGTTTATCTTCACTAGAGTACTCTATGGAGCCTATGTACCCCTTATATTGAATTGTATTAGCTATTTATAATGTTTCCATTAAATTTAACTGTATCTGTTTTATAAGATATATTTTTAAAACATTACTTGGAAGTGGCTTATGTAAGTTTATAAGATTATCTTTTTCTTTGTTGTAAAACTTTACAGCAGAACCACTGCCTTCTATCTTTTCATAACCCAAAGTAAAGAGCAAACCTTGAAGCTCATCAAAAGTTAAATCTTTATTTGATGCTACTTATG is a genomic window of Sulfurimonas hongkongensis containing:
- a CDS encoding nucleotidyl transferase AbiEii/AbiGii toxin family protein, whose amino-acid sequence is MQDLKNLNCLLPKTKKLLLDMIEKCSYLHKYVLVGGSALTLHIYHRKSEYLDFFTYDDSFDKREIFDFIKGFESKEIINQTDTQMDLLLNGVKVTFFNAKWNFLKPQKIVDFNLATIEMIAAMKVNVLFLRAKYRDYYDIYFLVKKCMGLKDIYRASENIVEGVTFKLFAVALIYIDDIEDDNIDYLEPIKKIKKEAIRDFFQKELQK
- a CDS encoding type II toxin-antitoxin system HicB family antitoxin; this translates as MVTFEADSASELEINFAKVVDEYLQTCKELGRKPQKTYKGVFNVRIDPKLHQKIHKEALKAGVSLNAFIQNVLTSKVATV
- a CDS encoding methylated-DNA--[protein]-cysteine S-methyltransferase; its protein translation is MQNQLYSRIITTPIGNMIATADDGAITSFDFVKDGEVFQMINVSSPLLLRLEEEIFEYFAGERKEFTLPLSPSGTEFQKGVWKTLLDIPYGETISYATEAKKFGNPKAIRAVANANGKNPISILIPCHRVIASDGGMGGYSGGLDKKKFLLSLESETL